From Erwinia pyri, a single genomic window includes:
- the ffh gene encoding signal recognition particle protein, translating to MFDNLTDRLSQSLRNISGRGRLTEDNIKDTLREVRMALLEADVALPVVRDFINRVKERAVGQDVNKSLTPGQEFVKIVQNELVVAMGAENNTLNLAAQPPAVVLMAGLQGAGKTTSVGKLGKFLREKHKKKVLVVSADVYRPAAIKQLETLAEQVGVDFCPSDLSQKPVDIVKGALQQAKLKFYDVLLVDTAGRLHVDEAMMDEIKQVHAAINPVETLFVVDAMTGQDAANTAKAFNEALPLTGVILTKVDGDARGGAALSIRQITGKPIKFMGVGEKTEALEPFYPERIASRILGMGDVLSLIEDIESKVDRAQAEKLASKLKKGDGFDLNDFLDQLKQMRNMGGMASLMGKLPGMGQLPDNVKSQMDDKVLVRMEAMINSMTRKEREKPEIIKGSRKRRIATGSGMQVQDVNRLLKQFDDMQRMMKKMKKGGMAKMMRGMKGMMPPGFPGR from the coding sequence ATGTTTGATAATTTAACCGACAGATTGTCGCAATCCCTGCGCAATATCAGTGGCCGTGGACGGCTGACCGAAGACAACATTAAGGATACGCTGCGCGAAGTGCGCATGGCGTTACTTGAGGCGGACGTTGCGCTGCCGGTCGTGCGTGACTTTATCAACCGCGTAAAAGAGCGGGCGGTAGGTCAGGATGTGAATAAAAGCCTGACGCCGGGTCAGGAGTTCGTGAAGATTGTCCAGAACGAACTGGTTGTGGCAATGGGCGCGGAGAACAACACGCTCAACCTGGCCGCTCAGCCGCCTGCCGTCGTTCTGATGGCCGGTTTGCAGGGTGCGGGTAAAACCACCAGCGTCGGTAAACTGGGTAAATTCCTGCGCGAAAAGCACAAAAAGAAAGTGCTGGTCGTCTCTGCCGACGTTTATCGCCCGGCGGCGATCAAACAGCTGGAAACGCTGGCCGAACAGGTTGGCGTCGATTTCTGTCCCTCCGATCTCAGCCAGAAGCCGGTTGATATCGTCAAGGGCGCACTGCAGCAGGCTAAGCTTAAGTTCTACGACGTGCTGCTGGTGGATACCGCTGGTCGTCTGCACGTAGACGAAGCGATGATGGATGAAATCAAACAGGTTCACGCTGCGATCAATCCGGTAGAAACGCTGTTTGTAGTCGATGCCATGACCGGTCAGGATGCGGCAAATACCGCTAAAGCGTTTAACGAAGCGCTGCCGTTGACCGGGGTGATCCTGACGAAAGTGGATGGTGACGCCCGTGGCGGTGCTGCGCTGTCGATTCGTCAGATAACCGGCAAGCCGATTAAATTCATGGGTGTGGGTGAAAAAACCGAAGCCCTGGAGCCGTTTTACCCGGAGCGTATTGCCTCGCGTATTCTCGGCATGGGCGACGTCCTGTCGCTGATCGAAGATATCGAGAGCAAGGTTGACCGTGCGCAGGCGGAAAAACTCGCCAGCAAGCTTAAAAAGGGCGACGGTTTCGACCTGAACGACTTCCTTGACCAGCTCAAGCAGATGCGCAACATGGGCGGCATGGCCAGCCTGATGGGCAAACTGCCGGGCATGGGGCAGCTGCCGGATAACGTGAAGTCACAGATGGATGACAAAGTGCTGGTGCGGATGGAAGCGATGATTAACTCCATGACGCGCAAAGAGCGTGAAAAGCCGGAGATCATTAAAGGCTCCCGCAAGCGCCGCATTGCAACAGGTTCAGGTATGCAGGTGCAGGACGTTAACCGCTTACTCAAGCAGTTTGACGACATGCAGCGCATGATGAAGAAGATGAAGAAGGGCGGTATGGCGAAGATGATGCGCGGCATGAAAGGTATGATGCCGCCAGGCTTCCCGGGCCGTTAA